A stretch of the Streptomyces venezuelae genome encodes the following:
- a CDS encoding protein kinase domain-containing protein — MKPLEPGDPASVGEGRYRLTGRLGQGGMGVVYLGRSQSGRAVAVKVVRPELSTEPGFRRRFADEVAAARRVGGFHTAPVVDADPEADPAWLVTAFVPGPTLAAVIGRVGALPVDTLTVLAAGLAEALEAIHRAGVIHRDLKPANIIVAEDGPRVIDFGIARALDGTALTQTGLQVGTPGFLAPEQLTGGTVTPAVDMFALGVVLTQAAGGSPFGDGPSAARHYKVVHEEPDLRAVPGELLELIAACLSKDPAGRPTPGAFLDRLTVRHPAGEGWLPDEATRLLPRQDPADAADPAGAAAPEYPLTTPDAMPAGGGAPDTVTATGPAPAEALPGAGTPPAPGRGAVPGAGPGAVAGGSAGPGPGPAAGGAAKPTGPVADAAAAAAGGGAVPGQGPGAVAGAAPGGGAGASPGTPPARAGAARPAGPVAGAAAAAAGGGAVPSPGPGAVAGASPHTIAAPAEAAGTAAAGAVPDAGADGASPGTAVAAGSGTTSAPAPAGPEGPAGRPGAGAGARPGPGAGEGAGPGPGGAPAGTAGLGPGPAAGAGPVGYGAWVDPGASVDEGRRTRRRAGAVVAAVLVAATVGVLVWQPWRGGSDDGANGAGGPSTPPASATPTGPAPYPTDAMLVRTDTAKGWPQNCHGRIARREGSTTAASKPLVSGTTCDMLPQWAPDRRSFAFTRVTPDGASVWAARADGSAEYRIAAIAGGRVSWSPDGKRLAVLSVRNGVQQLFVITLATGSARQLTTGSTPVEDPAWSPDGRQIAVSLQAGRDNWQIHLVDPEAPGSAPRQVTRLPHPALDPVWSPDGRTFAYTAGTYGTSTQGDIRLVGSDGGNDRALVSTGHHEMDPSWSPDGSWLAFVRGPYEEPAIWAVRADGTDERKVGSGSEGHPAWR, encoded by the coding sequence ATGAAGCCGCTCGAACCGGGCGATCCCGCCTCGGTCGGCGAGGGCCGGTACCGGCTGACGGGACGGCTCGGCCAGGGAGGCATGGGCGTGGTCTACCTGGGCCGCTCCCAGTCCGGCCGGGCGGTGGCCGTCAAGGTGGTACGCCCCGAGCTCAGCACCGAACCCGGGTTCCGGCGGCGGTTCGCCGACGAGGTGGCGGCGGCCCGGCGGGTGGGCGGGTTCCACACCGCTCCGGTGGTCGACGCCGATCCCGAGGCGGACCCGGCCTGGCTGGTGACGGCGTTCGTGCCGGGGCCCACGCTGGCGGCGGTGATCGGGCGGGTCGGGGCGTTGCCCGTGGACACGCTCACGGTGCTGGCGGCCGGGCTCGCGGAGGCCTTGGAGGCGATCCACCGGGCGGGGGTCATCCACCGCGACCTGAAGCCTGCGAACATCATCGTCGCGGAGGACGGACCGCGGGTCATCGACTTCGGGATCGCGCGGGCCCTGGACGGGACCGCGCTGACCCAGACCGGACTCCAGGTGGGCACGCCGGGGTTCCTGGCACCCGAGCAGCTGACCGGCGGCACGGTGACCCCCGCGGTGGACATGTTCGCGCTGGGGGTGGTACTCACCCAGGCGGCGGGTGGCTCGCCGTTCGGCGACGGGCCGTCGGCTGCGCGGCACTACAAGGTCGTGCACGAGGAGCCGGACCTCCGGGCGGTGCCCGGGGAACTGCTCGAGCTCATCGCGGCCTGCCTGTCGAAGGACCCGGCGGGACGGCCCACCCCGGGGGCCTTCCTCGACCGCCTGACGGTCCGCCACCCGGCGGGCGAGGGCTGGCTCCCGGACGAAGCGACCCGGCTCCTGCCGCGGCAGGATCCGGCCGACGCGGCCGATCCGGCCGGCGCGGCTGCCCCGGAGTACCCGCTGACCACGCCGGACGCGATGCCGGCGGGCGGCGGGGCCCCGGACACGGTAACCGCCACCGGACCGGCCCCGGCCGAGGCCCTGCCCGGTGCGGGCACGCCTCCGGCGCCGGGCAGGGGTGCGGTACCGGGCGCGGGCCCGGGCGCAGTTGCGGGCGGGAGTGCGGGCCCCGGCCCCGGCCCGGCTGCGGGCGGAGCCGCAAAGCCGACCGGTCCGGTGGCCGACGCGGCTGCTGCCGCCGCGGGCGGCGGTGCGGTACCGGGCCAAGGCCCGGGCGCAGTTGCGGGCGCGGCTCCGGGCGGGGGCGCGGGCGCGAGCCCGGGCACGCCTCCGGCTCGCGCCGGGGCCGCAAGGCCAGCCGGTCCGGTGGCCGGCGCGGCTGCCGCCGCCGCGGGTGGCGGTGCGGTACCGAGCCCGGGCCCGGGCGCAGTTGCGGGCGCGAGCCCGCACACCATCGCGGCTCCGGCCGAGGCCGCAGGCACGGCTGCTGCCGGTGCGGTGCCGGATGCCGGCGCCGACGGCGCGAGCCCTGGCACAGCGGTGGCCGCGGGCTCGGGGACGACCTCGGCTCCGGCTCCCGCCGGGCCCGAGGGCCCGGCCGGCAGGCCGGGAGCCGGCGCGGGCGCACGGCCGGGACCGGGCGCGGGCGAGGGCGCTGGCCCCGGCCCAGGCGGGGCTCCGGCCGGCACTGCGGGCCTCGGCCCCGGCCCCGCCGCAGGAGCCGGGCCGGTCGGCTATGGGGCGTGGGTTGACCCGGGGGCCAGCGTCGACGAGGGGCGGAGGACGCGGCGGCGGGCGGGGGCCGTGGTGGCGGCCGTGCTGGTGGCCGCCACCGTCGGCGTGCTGGTGTGGCAGCCGTGGCGCGGCGGCTCCGACGATGGCGCGAACGGCGCCGGCGGCCCGTCCACTCCCCCGGCCTCCGCCACGCCCACCGGCCCGGCGCCCTACCCCACCGACGCGATGCTGGTCCGCACGGACACCGCCAAGGGCTGGCCGCAGAACTGCCACGGCCGGATCGCCCGCCGCGAGGGCTCGACCACCGCCGCGTCCAAGCCGCTGGTCAGCGGGACCACCTGCGACATGCTCCCGCAGTGGGCCCCCGACCGCCGGTCGTTCGCCTTCACCCGCGTCACCCCCGATGGCGCCTCCGTCTGGGCTGCGCGGGCCGACGGTTCGGCGGAGTACCGGATCGCGGCCATCGCCGGCGGGCGGGTGTCCTGGTCCCCGGACGGCAAGCGGCTGGCCGTGCTGAGCGTCCGGAACGGCGTACAGCAGCTGTTCGTGATCACGCTCGCCACCGGTTCCGCCCGGCAGCTCACCACCGGCAGCACCCCGGTGGAGGATCCGGCCTGGTCGCCGGACGGCCGGCAGATCGCCGTGTCCCTCCAGGCCGGACGGGACAACTGGCAGATCCACCTGGTCGATCCGGAGGCCCCTGGCTCCGCTCCCCGGCAGGTGACCCGGCTGCCCCATCCCGCGCTCGACCCCGTCTGGTCCCCGGACGGCCGTACGTTCGCGTACACGGCCGGCACCTACGGGACGTCCACCCAGGGCGACATCCGCCTCGTGGGCAGCGACGGCGGGAACGACCGGGCCCTGGTGTCCACCGGCCACCACGAAATGGACCCGAGCTGGTCCCCGGACGGGAGTTGGCTGGCGTTCGTCCGCGGCCCGTACGAGGAGCCGGCGATCTGGGCCGTCCGCGCGGACGGGACGGACGAGCGGAAGGTCGGCAGCGGCTCCGAGGGGCATCCCGCCTGGCGCTGA
- a CDS encoding TauD/TfdA dioxygenase family protein codes for MKLGVHPVAGHIGAEITGVDLAHDLGEDAVVAEIRAAVQRWKVVFFRDQRLDHAAHVACARRFGTPVTLGSRGSASPGDHPEVETTADRLELGGRYGMEHAEWLERRRHSLLRGWHCDHGARIDPPAATILRAEAVPEYGGDTTWSNLAAAYAGLSAPVRAFVDGLRAEHRLGVGYQPRVGEDAYVRHLLEHQTASVHPLVRVHPETGERLLSVNGYYIERITELSRTESAPVLQMLLEQATRPEYTVRFRWEPGSVAFWDNRATIHLAPGDTAHLRQPRIMHRVMLAGEVPVGVDGRPSEPVTGPAPGHW; via the coding sequence ATGAAACTCGGGGTACATCCGGTCGCCGGGCACATCGGAGCCGAGATCACCGGCGTCGACCTGGCCCACGACCTGGGCGAGGACGCGGTGGTCGCGGAGATCCGGGCGGCCGTACAGCGCTGGAAGGTGGTGTTCTTCCGCGACCAGCGCCTTGACCACGCCGCGCACGTCGCCTGCGCCCGCCGCTTCGGCACCCCCGTCACGCTCGGATCCCGCGGCAGCGCCTCACCCGGGGACCACCCCGAGGTCGAGACCACCGCCGACCGGCTGGAACTGGGCGGCCGTTACGGCATGGAGCATGCCGAATGGCTGGAGCGCCGCCGCCATTCGCTGCTGCGCGGCTGGCACTGCGACCACGGGGCCCGGATCGATCCGCCGGCCGCGACCATCCTGCGCGCCGAAGCCGTGCCGGAGTACGGCGGGGACACGACCTGGTCCAATCTGGCGGCTGCGTACGCCGGCCTCTCGGCCCCGGTCCGCGCCTTCGTGGACGGCCTGCGCGCCGAGCACCGGCTCGGTGTCGGCTACCAGCCGCGGGTGGGTGAGGACGCGTACGTCCGTCATCTGCTGGAGCACCAGACCGCCTCGGTGCACCCGCTGGTGCGGGTGCACCCGGAGACGGGCGAGCGGCTGCTGTCCGTCAACGGCTACTACATCGAGCGGATCACCGAGCTGTCGCGGACGGAGAGCGCCCCGGTGCTCCAGATGCTGCTGGAGCAGGCGACCCGGCCCGAGTACACGGTCCGGTTCCGCTGGGAGCCGGGCAGCGTGGCCTTCTGGGACAACCGTGCCACCATCCACCTCGCGCCGGGCGACACCGCCCATCTCCGGCAGCCCCGGATCATGCACCGGGTGATGCTCGCCGGAGAGGTCCCGGTCGGGGTGGACGGCCGGCCCTCGGAGCCCGTCACCGGGCCCGCCCCGGGGCACTGGTAG
- a CDS encoding YncE family protein, giving the protein MAPHHRPRRRAVPGALLAVLLLAGCSGPGATGNAAEDAAADRPTATAPAAPPLPTTAVTTEGTLLVADFGADTVTFVDPARGALASVPVGTAPYALAVGGDGRAWVATAEGVAVVDTRARTRPARIPYRTGSGPVDRGEYRGGGMGIALSPDGKRAYVGVNVPGGSGVLEVVDTATPEVTATVPVGRRPFDVDVSRDGSEVYVTGHDSFDVTVVSGATLRPRRIEVAPYGTEGGLGSWLKPHYAVVRPADGMLLLPFEGERLAVVDPRSGRTTVETMTADTHQHGAALAPDGRLLVVGTGAVAGDGRGPSLTVRAPDGSERVLPLRGPHEDVAVSRDGRTAYVTGGYTRDGFWDGITVVDLASGEMRRLAAGARPLGIAVL; this is encoded by the coding sequence ATGGCACCGCACCACCGACCCCGCCGACGCGCCGTGCCCGGCGCGCTGCTCGCCGTACTGCTGCTCGCGGGGTGCAGCGGGCCGGGCGCCACGGGGAATGCGGCGGAGGACGCGGCGGCCGACCGGCCCACGGCCACCGCCCCGGCCGCCCCGCCACTGCCCACGACGGCCGTGACCACCGAAGGCACGCTGCTCGTCGCTGACTTCGGTGCCGACACGGTGACCTTCGTGGATCCGGCGCGCGGCGCACTGGCCTCGGTGCCGGTGGGCACGGCTCCGTACGCGCTCGCCGTCGGCGGGGACGGACGGGCGTGGGTGGCCACCGCGGAGGGCGTCGCCGTGGTCGACACCCGGGCCCGGACCCGGCCGGCCCGGATCCCGTACCGGACCGGCAGCGGTCCGGTCGACCGCGGCGAGTACCGGGGCGGCGGTATGGGCATCGCCCTGTCGCCGGACGGGAAGCGGGCATACGTCGGGGTGAACGTGCCCGGCGGCAGCGGGGTGCTGGAGGTCGTGGACACCGCCACCCCGGAGGTCACCGCCACCGTGCCGGTCGGCCGGCGCCCCTTCGACGTGGACGTCTCGCGCGACGGCTCGGAGGTGTACGTCACCGGTCACGACTCCTTCGACGTGACCGTCGTGTCCGGCGCGACCCTGCGCCCGCGGCGGATCGAGGTGGCCCCGTACGGCACGGAGGGCGGCCTCGGGTCCTGGCTGAAGCCGCACTACGCCGTCGTACGGCCGGCCGACGGGATGCTGCTGCTGCCCTTCGAGGGCGAACGGCTCGCGGTGGTGGACCCGCGGTCGGGCCGGACCACCGTGGAGACGATGACGGCGGACACCCACCAGCACGGTGCGGCCCTGGCCCCGGACGGGCGGCTGCTGGTGGTCGGCACCGGGGCGGTGGCCGGCGACGGCCGCGGCCCCTCGCTGACGGTCCGCGCGCCGGACGGCAGCGAGCGGGTGCTGCCGCTGCGAGGGCCGCACGAGGATGTGGCCGTCTCGCGGGACGGGCGTACGGCGTACGTCACGGGCGGATACACCCGGGACGGGTTCTGGGACGGGATCACGGTGGTCGATCTGGCCTCCGGGGAGATGCGCCGGCTCGCTGCGGGGGCCCGGCCGCTGGGGATCGCGGTGCTCTGA
- a CDS encoding helix-turn-helix domain-containing protein: MPSEPGLRRLLDLLAQDASAEALAGPAREARAAGAHPDELAALTEATEVALRIRRTLSQHRRREAQLTALFDTAGDLAALRDLDAVLRAIVHRAKLLLGTDIAYLSLNDDEAGDTYMRVTDGAVAPAFQQVRLGMGEGLGGLVAQTARPYATGDYQADTRFHHTTTIDGAVRDEGLRAILGVPLRVGPQVIGVLYAADRTPRAFTPDEVALLSSLADHAAIAIDGARLLEETRAQSEAMRRAEQAHDQLTDLVLRGGDATGVAAQIADILDAGILIHDADGAELARTGTGPLAPPARAVAASRASGRAVPLDGTWVCAVLAGPELLGSIALTGRPDLADADRLLFERAGVVTALLLLLRRSVAETEDRIRGELLNDLLSTTGDPGSLTARARRLGIGLDRPYGVLVAQGETAPRHRLLAAAARCAHAHDGLAGLHREQVVLLVPTRTPGATARALADELGQALADPVTVGAAGPATGSAGLPAAHAEAQRCLAALRALGQAGRGGALADLGFVGLLLGDPAGVSGYVRNTLGPLLGYDADRGTDLTGTLDAYFEQGGSLTRTKDVLHVHVNTVVQRLDRIGRLLGADWNAPARALELQLALRLHRLAGPVETAT, from the coding sequence ATGCCCTCCGAGCCCGGCCTGCGCCGGCTGCTCGACCTGCTGGCCCAGGACGCCTCCGCCGAGGCGCTCGCCGGCCCCGCCCGCGAGGCCAGGGCCGCCGGAGCCCACCCCGACGAACTCGCCGCCCTCACCGAAGCCACCGAGGTGGCCCTCCGCATCCGCCGCACCCTCAGCCAGCACCGCCGCCGCGAGGCCCAGCTCACCGCCCTCTTCGACACCGCCGGCGACCTGGCGGCCCTCCGCGACCTGGACGCCGTACTCCGCGCCATCGTCCACCGGGCCAAACTGCTGCTCGGCACCGACATCGCCTACCTCTCCCTCAACGACGACGAGGCCGGCGACACCTATATGCGGGTCACGGACGGGGCGGTCGCGCCCGCCTTCCAGCAGGTCCGCCTCGGCATGGGCGAGGGACTCGGCGGCCTCGTCGCCCAGACCGCCCGCCCCTACGCCACCGGCGACTACCAGGCCGACACCCGCTTCCACCACACCACCACCATCGACGGCGCCGTCCGCGACGAAGGACTGCGGGCCATCCTGGGCGTGCCGCTGCGGGTGGGCCCGCAGGTCATCGGCGTCCTGTACGCCGCCGACCGCACCCCGCGCGCCTTCACCCCCGACGAGGTCGCCCTGCTCTCCTCGCTCGCCGACCACGCCGCCATCGCCATCGACGGAGCCCGGCTGCTGGAGGAGACCCGGGCCCAGAGCGAGGCCATGCGCCGCGCCGAACAGGCCCACGACCAGCTCACCGACCTCGTGCTGAGGGGCGGCGACGCCACCGGCGTGGCCGCCCAGATCGCCGACATCCTGGACGCCGGCATCCTCATCCACGACGCCGACGGCGCCGAACTCGCCCGTACGGGCACCGGACCGCTGGCGCCGCCCGCCCGGGCCGTCGCCGCCTCCCGGGCCAGCGGCCGGGCCGTCCCGCTCGACGGCACCTGGGTGTGCGCCGTCCTGGCCGGGCCCGAACTCCTCGGCAGCATCGCCCTCACCGGCCGCCCCGACCTCGCCGACGCCGACCGACTGCTGTTCGAACGCGCCGGCGTGGTCACCGCCCTGCTCCTGCTGCTGCGCCGCTCGGTGGCCGAAACCGAGGACCGGATACGCGGCGAACTCCTCAACGACCTGCTGTCCACCACCGGCGACCCCGGCAGCCTGACGGCCCGTGCCCGGCGGCTGGGCATCGGGCTGGACCGCCCGTACGGCGTGTTGGTCGCCCAGGGCGAAACCGCACCCCGGCACCGGCTGCTGGCCGCCGCGGCCCGCTGCGCCCACGCCCACGACGGCCTGGCCGGGCTCCACCGGGAGCAGGTGGTCCTGCTGGTCCCCACCCGCACACCCGGTGCCACCGCCCGCGCCCTCGCCGATGAGCTCGGCCAGGCCCTGGCCGACCCGGTCACGGTCGGCGCGGCCGGCCCCGCCACCGGCTCGGCCGGCCTCCCCGCAGCCCATGCCGAGGCACAGCGCTGCCTGGCCGCCCTGCGCGCGCTCGGCCAGGCCGGCCGCGGCGGCGCCCTGGCCGACCTCGGCTTCGTCGGCCTGCTGCTGGGCGACCCGGCCGGCGTGTCCGGGTACGTACGGAACACCCTCGGCCCGCTCCTCGGCTACGACGCCGACCGCGGCACCGACCTGACCGGCACCCTGGACGCCTACTTCGAGCAGGGCGGCAGCCTCACCCGGACCAAGGACGTCCTGCACGTGCACGTCAACACCGTGGTCCAGCGGCTCGACCGGATCGGCCGGCTGCTGGGCGCGGACTGGAACGCCCCGGCCCGGGCGCTCGAACTCCAGCTGGCACTACGGCTGCACCGGCTGGCCGGACCGGTCGAGACCGCGACCTGA
- a CDS encoding zinc ribbon domain-containing protein YjdM has translation MTESSLPACPECSGTYAYEMGALLVCPECGHEWSPAAAAAASGSVEAAGGERVVRDAVGNVLADGDTVTVIKGLKVKGSPAGIKAGTKVRNIRLVDGVDGHDIDCRVEGFGPMQLKSSVVRKA, from the coding sequence ATGACCGAATCCTCTTTGCCCGCCTGCCCCGAGTGCTCCGGCACATACGCCTACGAGATGGGTGCGCTGCTCGTCTGCCCGGAATGCGGCCACGAGTGGTCACCGGCTGCGGCTGCGGCTGCCTCCGGCTCTGTTGAGGCCGCCGGCGGCGAGCGGGTGGTCCGGGACGCGGTCGGCAATGTGCTCGCCGACGGCGACACGGTGACGGTGATCAAGGGCTTGAAGGTCAAGGGCAGCCCGGCCGGCATCAAGGCAGGCACCAAGGTGCGCAACATCCGTCTCGTGGACGGGGTGGACGGTCACGACATCGACTGCCGGGTGGAGGGCTTCGGACCGATGCAGCTGAAGTCGAGCGTGGTGCGGAAGGCCTGA